A genomic segment from Malus domestica chromosome 05, GDT2T_hap1 encodes:
- the LOC103416157 gene encoding uncharacterized protein, whose product MAYMVNFNISRYNHISLSLCFHWNRLTKSPSLCLIPFLNGICGYESLLYLVIAYIFEATRRIGYVASKNWIREAMCCLLYLRVLENYLWLLHRRLSQLQV is encoded by the exons ATGGCTTACATGGTGAATTTTAATATTTCCAG GTACAACCATATCTCACTCTCtttg TGCTTCCATTGGAATCGACTCACCAAGAGCCCTTCTCTCTGCCTGATCCCATTCCTCAATGGCAT TTGTGGCTATGAAAGTTTGCTTTATTTGGTTATAGCATATATATTCGAAGCAACAAGAAGAATTGGATACGTGGCTTCGAAGAATTGGATACGTGAGGCGATGTGTTGTCTGTTGTATCTCAG GGTTTTGGAAAATTATCTTTGGTTGCTTCATCGGCGGCTCAGTCAGCTGCAAGTGTAG
- the LOC139195742 gene encoding uncharacterized protein, which produces MQEGPRSGSLTMTRKMKTNYNVDPVPAKENSFITSACNYNGVVFVHNTQIRDRSEKDKSQLKIHWTESMTQLKNRDLLIMKDDNLIPEQRKETGQLRHHRSTSYTKGMQIHDRAHGKESGWTNISFNRQKRHKLPRAQIGESGRCG; this is translated from the exons ATGCAGGAAG GTCCTCGATCTGGAAGCCTAACCAtgacaagaaaaatgaaaaccaacTACAATGTAGATCCGGTTCCTGCAAAAG AAAATAGCTTCATCACCTCTGCATGTAATTATAATGGTGTGGTATTTGTGCACAACACTCAGATCCGTGACAGATCCGAGAAAGATAAATCTCAGCTGAAAATCCACTGGACAGAAAGCATGACACAGCTTAAAAATCGTGACCTATTGATTATGAAG GACGACAATCTGATCCCGGAACAAAGGAAGGAAACAGGACAGCTCAGACATCACAGATCCACCTCCTATACGAAG GGAATGCAGATTCATGATAGAGCCCATGGGAAGGAAAGTGGATGGACAAACATCAGCTTCAATAGACAAAAACGACACAAGCTTCCAAGAGCCCAGATCGGTGAATCTGGGAG ATGTGGTTGA
- the LOC139195744 gene encoding uncharacterized protein, whose translation MAFVIPEAGLPLGDSLTAHTTNIPSCITYPAVEEGTAFEIKQHMLNILPTFHGLSFDDPNMHIAEFLMGCKNILVRGFSAESIKLRLFPYTLKDQAKRWLLTLPSGSITTWAQLSEKILNKYYPASKTLDMRTQILLFAQKPNEEFHEAWERFKELIRKCPHSGINTTDQMHIFFRGLNMTTKTLVNALCGGSYKDKNAQEACLLFEKMAADTQQWAVEQPQSRYDPYSNFYNPGWRDHPNLRWDKEQHTRPQFHQQVQQPAAPKAAWEVAIEKLANTTTQEIQNLQAAVKNMEKQMGQIALQVSERAPGTFPSQTVPNPRGREECNAIRTLRFGKSYNNRHENPVGNSQAAELPQTKSAIFADSEISADSRQSQDRYENTAEASTKTAERVYEPPMPYPERLRPKAKDQQLTDFMKTLAKVQINLPLIDAIIKNIPSYAKCLKDVCTKKKKLVDFEKVKVS comes from the exons ATGGCGTTTGTAATTCCAGAGGCAGGTCTACCCCTGGGTGATTCACTGACAGCCCATACAACAAATATACCAAGTTGCATTACTTATCCGGCAGTGGAGGAAGGTACTGCATTTGAAATAAAACAGCACATGTTGAATATTCTACCTACGTTTCATGGGTTATCATTTGATGATCCTAACATGCACATTGCAGAATTTTTAATGGGGTGCAAAAATATTTTGGTGAGGGGATTTTCAGCCGAATCTATTAAGCTGCGGTTGTTTCCATACACTCTAAAAGATCAGGCAAAGAGATGGCTCCTCACACTCCCATCTGGAAGCATTACAACTTGGGCCCAACTCAGTGAAAAAATTTTAAACAAGTATTATCCAGCTTCTAAGACTCTTGATATGAGAactcaaattttattgtttgcccaaaaaccaaatgaagagtTTCACGAGGCGTGGGAGCGGTTTAAAGAGTTGATTAGAAAATGTCCACATTCAGGTATTAACACTACTGATCAAATGCACATATTTTTCAGAGGGTTGAATATGACTACAAAAACACTTGTCAACGCTTTATGCGGAGGTTCATACAAAGATAAAAATGCACAAGAggcttgtttgttatttgaaaaaatggcagCAGATACTCAGCAGTGGGCAGTTGAGCAGCCACAATCTAG ATATGACCCATATTCTAATTTCTACAacccaggttggagagatcatcctaatCTAAGGTGGGACAAGGAACAGCACACTAGGCCTCAATTTCATCAGCAGGTACAGCAACCTGCTGCAcctaaggctgcttgggaggttgcaattgaaaaattggcaaatactaccactcaagaaattcaaaatctacAGGCAGCAGTGAAAAACATGGaaaaacaaatggggcagattgcttTACAGGTTTCAGAAAGAGCTCCGGGTACATTTCCTAGTCAAACAGTACCTAATCCAAGAGGACGAGAAGAATGCAATGCTATACGGACTCTACGGTTTGGCAAAAGTTACAACAACAGACATGAAAATCCTGTTGGGAATTCGCAGGCAGCAGAACTACCCCAAACTAAATCTGCAATTTTTGCAGATTCTGAAATTTCTGCAGATTCTAGGCAGTCCCAAGACAGATACGAAAATACTGCAGAAGCTTCCACAAAAACTGCAGAACGTGTTTACGAGCCCCCTATGCCTTATCCAGAAAGGTTGAGACCTAAAGCTAAAGATCAACAGTTAACagattttatgaaaactttggcTAAAGTTCAAATTAATCTACCATTAATTGATGCAATCATCAAGAACATTCCATCTTATGCCAAATGTTTGAAGGATgtttgcacaaagaaaaagaagcttgttgattttgaaaaa GTGAAGGTGAGCTGA